In a genomic window of Candidatus Izemoplasma sp.:
- a CDS encoding YdiU family protein: MIKQHSYLTLPNILYRRVESKSYENLKWVLFNHDLADNLALNRLHSDRGKHVLSGGSDSVDYFSQAYSGHQFGHFTTLGDGRALNVGEIEKDNTLYDVQLKGSGHTPYSRSGDGKATLYSMLREYLIGEALYALNVPTSRTLSIIGTGEKVIRARTHKGAIASRIARSHLRIGTFQYAYVKGGIPLVKRLADYAIEQLFPKHIGDYYGFFHEVIKRQAQLIAKWQSIGFIHGVLNTDNVFISGESLDFGPCAFMDYYDPNTVYSSIDRLGRYKYSQQPIITSWNISKLAETLYPLFDDNQDLAIEKANKLITSFEDIYTYYYHQEMSYKLGFKSPHNQLVHDLLHLMEVHTLDYTNTFIKLTKNQVNDLLEKEGFDIWYNSWQKAIKDFDKATTLMTKHNPIIIPRNHVVEEALSSFAFNDDDTLFQHLLTFVKNPFNYQVELPEKFQTPNPNDEKYVTYCGT; this comes from the coding sequence ATGATCAAACAACATAGTTATTTAACCTTACCAAATATATTATATCGTCGTGTAGAAAGTAAGTCATATGAGAATCTAAAATGGGTATTGTTTAACCATGATTTAGCTGATAATTTAGCATTAAATAGATTGCATTCAGATAGAGGCAAACATGTATTATCTGGTGGTTCAGATAGCGTTGACTACTTCTCACAAGCATACTCTGGTCATCAATTTGGTCATTTTACTACTTTAGGCGATGGTCGAGCACTCAATGTAGGTGAGATTGAAAAAGATAATACTTTGTATGATGTTCAGTTAAAAGGATCCGGACACACCCCGTATTCTCGAAGCGGAGATGGAAAAGCAACACTTTATAGTATGCTTAGAGAGTACCTTATAGGTGAAGCGCTTTATGCATTAAATGTTCCTACATCTAGAACACTCTCTATCATAGGTACCGGTGAAAAAGTTATAAGAGCGCGTACACATAAAGGCGCTATCGCTTCACGTATAGCGCGTTCACACTTACGTATTGGTACTTTTCAATATGCTTATGTAAAAGGTGGTATACCGCTTGTAAAAAGATTAGCTGATTACGCGATTGAGCAACTTTTTCCAAAACATATTGGGGATTATTATGGTTTCTTTCATGAGGTAATCAAACGTCAGGCACAATTAATTGCGAAGTGGCAAAGCATTGGTTTTATCCATGGTGTACTAAATACTGATAATGTCTTCATTAGTGGCGAGTCGCTTGATTTCGGTCCATGTGCTTTTATGGATTATTATGATCCAAATACAGTATACAGTTCAATTGACCGACTAGGTAGATATAAGTATTCACAACAACCAATCATAACGTCATGGAATATCTCTAAACTTGCAGAAACACTGTATCCATTATTTGATGATAATCAAGATTTAGCTATAGAAAAAGCCAATAAATTGATTACATCATTTGAAGATATTTATACTTATTATTATCACCAAGAGATGTCGTATAAACTTGGTTTTAAGTCACCTCATAACCAACTTGTTCATGACTTACTTCATTTGATGGAGGTTCACACATTAGATTATACTAACACTTTTATCAAACTAACCAAAAACCAAGTAAATGATTTGTTAGAAAAAGAGGGATTTGACATATGGTATAATTCTTGGCAAAAAGCTATTAAAGATTTCGATAAAGCGACTACGTTAATGACTAAACATAATCCAATTATTATCCCTAGAAATCATGTTGTTGAAGAAGCATTGTCGTCATTTGCTTTTAACGATGATGATACCTTATTCCAACATCTTCTCACATTCGTTAAAAATCCTTTTAATTATCAAGTTGAGCTACCTGAAAAATTTCAGACTCCTAATCCTAACGATGAAAAATACGTAACTTATTGTGGTACTTAG
- a CDS encoding cupin domain-containing protein translates to MNHKNLSDLETFINKRGISTKTVVSHKTATIKNLIMKPNETIPPHQVPVDVTFFILSGSGTITIGKSDQTIVKNDIILCPPNTPMSLKADDDGLTFLNIKTPGIQ, encoded by the coding sequence ATGAATCATAAAAATTTAAGTGATTTAGAGACATTTATTAATAAGCGTGGTATATCAACAAAAACTGTTGTGAGTCACAAAACAGCCACGATTAAAAACTTAATTATGAAACCAAATGAAACTATTCCACCACATCAAGTCCCCGTTGATGTAACATTTTTTATTTTAAGTGGTTCTGGTACCATTACTATTGGTAAAAGTGACCAAACAATTGTGAAAAATGATATCATTCTTTGTCCACCAAATACTCCAATGTCACTAAAGGCAGACGATGATGGTCTGACATTCCTAAATATCAAAACCCCCGGTATTCAATAA
- a CDS encoding extracellular solute-binding protein, which yields MKKLFMFVVLALTIVTLSACSGTEEVVNVYTTRHYDSDDALYEKFTEETGIKVNIINDNAPALIEKVKAEGDVPQADVFFSADAGYLALAKSEGILQSIDSDTLESNVPAKYQDADNMWFGLTKRARVFLYDNSIDPTGLTYQNVADEYPNDIIARSSSNIYNQSLVASFVALWGETETTEWVEGIVNNMARVPEGNDRDQAVAIANGEAKIAIANSYYYGKLVNETDQTSSYYGVADEVGIYFPSQGENESGAHVNVSGAGVINNAQNKENAIKLIEFLSSISVQETFSAANYEFPVNPEADMSDLLQSWLTDQGLSAIKEQDIQLSVLGEYNETALIIMTNANWDNPSHLTE from the coding sequence ATGAAAAAATTATTTATGTTTGTTGTTTTAGCATTAACAATTGTTACGTTATCTGCTTGCTCAGGAACTGAGGAAGTCGTTAATGTTTACACAACAAGACATTATGACAGTGATGATGCATTATATGAGAAATTCACTGAAGAAACAGGAATCAAAGTAAACATTATTAATGATAATGCGCCTGCGCTTATCGAAAAAGTAAAAGCTGAAGGCGATGTGCCTCAAGCAGATGTATTCTTTTCTGCTGATGCTGGTTATCTAGCACTCGCTAAATCAGAAGGTATCTTACAGTCTATCGATAGTGACACATTAGAATCTAATGTGCCTGCCAAATATCAAGATGCTGATAATATGTGGTTTGGTTTAACCAAACGGGCTCGAGTTTTCTTATATGATAACTCAATTGATCCTACTGGTTTAACCTATCAAAATGTTGCTGATGAATATCCTAATGACATTATTGCACGGTCATCATCAAACATTTACAACCAGTCATTAGTTGCTTCATTTGTCGCTTTATGGGGAGAAACTGAAACAACTGAATGGGTTGAAGGAATTGTTAACAACATGGCTCGTGTACCTGAAGGAAATGACCGAGATCAAGCTGTAGCCATTGCGAATGGTGAAGCTAAAATAGCTATTGCAAATTCATATTACTATGGTAAACTAGTGAATGAAACTGATCAAACATCAAGTTATTATGGTGTTGCTGATGAAGTGGGTATTTACTTCCCTAGCCAAGGTGAAAACGAATCTGGCGCTCACGTAAATGTTAGTGGTGCTGGTGTTATCAACAATGCACAGAACAAAGAAAATGCCATCAAATTAATTGAATTCTTATCTAGTATATCTGTCCAAGAAACTTTCTCGGCAGCAAACTATGAGTTCCCTGTGAATCCTGAAGCTGATATGAGTGACCTATTACAAAGTTGGTTAACCGATCAAGGATTATCCGCAATAAAAGAACAAGATATTCAATTATCTGTCCTTGGTGAGTATAATGAAACAGCGTTAATTATTATGACAAATGCAAACTGGGATAATCCATCCCACTTAACTGAGTAA
- a CDS encoding L-threonylcarbamoyladenylate synthase, with translation MKTKIFHSEKDDFNSLITYSAQIIQQGGLVVFPTETVYGIGANALDPNAASKIYRVKGRPSDNPLIVHIANQQDLNTYAKNITSDAKLLIDAFWPGPLTIVFDKQTVVPSAITGGLDTVAIRMPSNPIAHALIKSANVPICAPSANISGTPSSTIFKHVYNDLFGKVDVIIDGGQSAVGLESTVLDMTGDIPVVLRPGAITKSMIETIIKHSVIDTTEHITDNTIPKAPGMKYKHYAPKGEVILLKGTQDDIINYIKQQDPSIGIIASNELCQYLETYHTYPLGPKNDPSLIARNIFLALRTMDEHNIKHIYVEAFEDKELGQAIMNRLLKASNYNLIKL, from the coding sequence ATGAAAACAAAGATATTCCATAGTGAAAAAGATGATTTCAACTCACTCATCACATATTCAGCTCAAATTATCCAACAAGGTGGACTTGTTGTTTTTCCTACTGAAACAGTCTATGGGATTGGTGCGAATGCATTAGACCCTAATGCGGCCAGTAAAATATATCGTGTTAAAGGTCGTCCGTCTGATAATCCCTTAATTGTTCACATTGCAAATCAACAAGATTTAAATACGTATGCAAAAAACATTACAAGCGATGCCAAGTTATTAATCGATGCGTTTTGGCCGGGTCCACTTACGATTGTATTTGACAAACAGACAGTTGTACCAAGCGCTATTACAGGCGGATTAGATACTGTTGCTATTAGAATGCCAAGTAATCCTATTGCACATGCTTTAATCAAATCTGCTAATGTGCCAATCTGTGCACCTAGTGCGAATATAAGTGGGACACCATCTTCAACGATATTTAAGCATGTCTACAATGATTTATTTGGTAAAGTCGATGTGATTATTGATGGTGGACAATCTGCTGTTGGGCTAGAATCGACAGTCCTTGATATGACAGGCGATATACCAGTTGTTTTAAGACCAGGAGCGATAACAAAATCAATGATTGAAACAATCATTAAACATTCGGTAATCGACACCACTGAACATATCACTGACAATACAATTCCAAAGGCACCGGGGATGAAGTATAAGCATTATGCGCCAAAAGGAGAGGTTATCTTATTGAAAGGTACCCAGGACGATATTATTAATTACATTAAGCAACAGGATCCATCGATAGGTATCATTGCGAGTAATGAACTTTGTCAATACTTAGAGACATATCATACCTACCCTCTAGGTCCTAAAAATGATCCATCTCTCATTGCAAGAAATATCTTTTTAGCTTTAAGAACGATGGATGAACATAACATAAAACACATTTATGTAGAAGCGTTTGAGGATAAAGAATTAGGACAAGCTATTATGAATAGATTGTTAAAAGCAAGCAACTATAATCTTATTAAACTATAA